The Risungbinella massiliensis sequence CGCAGTTATTTATGGAGACAGGAGATCCATTGGGTAGCTACTGGAGAATGGAGTCAGATAGAGTGGATTAGAGATTCATCTCCGATTGGTAAATCATTAAATCAGATTCGGGAAAAGCTAGCCAATCGACTTGAGATGATATTCACTCAATCAACGACGGTTGGGTTTTTTCAAACGCTCTTGTTAGGGTTGCGAAATGAGATGGATCCTGAATGGGAGGAGACATATAGTGCCTTAGGTTTGGTACATATCTTATCTATCTCAGGATTACATATTAGCTTTTTATTATTTTTATTTTATGAAGGAGCCAAGCTATTAGGATGTACAAGGGAAAAAGCAGTGTGGATTGCCCTTCTTTTTTTACCTTGTTATCTCTTATTGACAGGGGCAGATGCTCCTGCAATAAGGGCTGCCATAATGGGGGCTTTCACATTATTAGCGATATGGTGGCGCAAGATTGGAGAAAGTATCTCTTATTTGGCATTTGCTTTACTCCTGTTGCTTGTTTATCAGCCTTGGCAGATCTATGAAGTAGGATTTCAGCTTACCTTTTTCGTCACTGTGGGATTATTACTCGCAGTTGAACCTCTCTCACATCAAATTCCTCTGCCCTTTACTCGGCTTCGTATAGCAGTCTCCGTCTCGTTAGTAGCACAAGCGATTTCCTTTCCACTTTTAATTGCACAGTATCACGAGTATAGCCTTTTGTCGGGAATAGTAAATTTGCTGCTCGTCCCTTATTTTACTTTGTTGCTACCGATCGGGATGGGTTTGTTATTACTTAGCCTTCTATCCTTGGCATTGACCAAATGGATTGCGAGTGTAATTACATGGAGTTTGGACCTCGTGCAGGAGATAGCTAACTGGATATATCGGTATAAATGGCATCTGTGGACCTTTCCAACACCAGAGATCGGTTGGTTTTGTCTTTATTTCATGGTATCTTGGGGAACTTGGTATTGGTGGACGTTTGGATCCATACGTTCTCGATCCCATTTACCTACAACGCTCGGACTAATTGCTCTCATGGTTCTGGGAATCTGGGCATCCAGAGGAGAGGAGTGGACGAGAGATCATACGAGAATTACATTTTTAGATGTGGGCCAAGGGGATGCGATATTGATCCAAACCGAAGAGGGTAAAAATATATTGATAGATGCAGGTGGAACGATTGATTTTGATAAAGAAGAATGGCAAAAACCTCAAAAGTCTTTTGAAGTAGGAGAGCGGAAGGTAGTACCTACATTGAAGGCATTGGGGGTATCTCGATTAGATATAGTAGTCCTGTCTCATGGAGATGTGGATCATATCGGAGGACTATTAGCAGTATTCGAACGCTTTCCAGTTGAGCTGGTCTGGCGTAATGCTCATCCAGCCTATAGCTGGCAAGAGCAAAGATTGATGTCGAGTATTCAAAAACAGCAAATTCCGATATATACGTTACCAGTAGGACAAACATTTACTATTGGTTCTACTGTGCAGTGGCAAGTGTTACACCCAAGCACGGATCAGCTTATCGGCAAGCAGCGTCAAACCAATAATGACTCATTGGTTGGTTTGTTGCAAATTTATAAGACACGAGTGTTATTGACAGGAGATATTGAGAAAGAAGCGGAAGATCGTATTTTATCAAAATATGATCTCCCTACTATAGATGTTTTAAAAGTGGCTCATCATGGAAGCAAGACTTCAACGCAAGCGAAATGGCTAGAACAGACGGAGCCGAAAGTAGCAGTTATATCAGTAGGCAAATCGAATCGCTATGGTCACCCTCATGGGGATGTACTTCAACGTCTAACTGAATCGGGAACTAACATTTATCGCACGGATCAGCGAGGAGCGATCACTGTGCGTATCCACTTGGATCATTATCAGATCGAAACGATAAAATAGAGGATATAGAGTGAACTGTTTTCTACTAGCGAAGGAAACATTCTTTCGGCATAATACAAAGGGAAGATGGGATTAGGGAGGATAAATTGGACGAGCAGATTGTAAGGCTTGCACGCAAGGGGGACAAGGCCGCCTTACGCCAAATATTGCGTGCACTAGAGACGCCTTTATACCAGACGGCCTATTATTTAACAGGAAATGAGCAGGATGCCATGGACGCTACACAGGAGGCTCTCTGGAAAATCTATCGCAGTTTTACAAGTTTTCGAGGAGATGCTTCGGTTCGGACATGGGCACAAAAAATCGTTACCCATACATGTTGGGATTTTTTACGAAAAAAGCGAAAAGAGCGAGAATGGACCTCTTCTTTACCAGAACATGAGATAAGTACCAATTCTTATGAAGAACAGGCTAGCATTTCGTTTGACATACGACAAGCAATTCAGCTGTTACCTCCCCAACAACGAACTGCCTTAACTCTCAAATACATACACGATTACGAACTACACTACATAGCAGAGATTATGGAGATGCCTATTAATACGGTGAAGTCACATCTTTATCGTGCTAGGCAACAACTCCAGAAGATACTAGCCAATTATCGTGAGGGGAGGGATGCAACTTGGATCGAAGAGACCAAAACTGGTTCCGACGAGAATTAGAGTTTGACGATACAGTAGAAGAGGAACTAGCATGGCAAGGAAGCGAAGATCTCATGCTAGAAATCGATCAAGCTCTAAAGAGCCTACCAAAAGTAACACCGCCACATTCCATTACGGATCAAATGTGGGACCAACTTTTATCAGAAGAAATAGAGTCTAAGCCAAAATGGAAGCGCAAACCCTGGATCTGGTTAAGTGGTGTGGCAGCTATTATTTCCTTTTCTTGGTTAGCAGGCTACCTATTTTGGGAACAACCAACCGAATCGTATCAATTAGACCAAGCCACCATGTCAGGTGCTTCTGAATCTGTCTCACAAAAGACGGTCCAACCGCTTTCTGCTCTTTCTCCTGATGGTGAGCATCTGGCAACGTGGGAAGAAAATAAATTACATGTTCGAGATCTAAAAGGAAATGTGCTCTTTACTAGTGACGAACATCCCCAATTGATGGAGGTTCAACAATTAGTTTGGAAGGATAATGACAGTGTGGAAGTGGAAGGAGTAGAATCTTCCTCCAATAGTAGTGAAAGTAGTAAACGTACTGGGCTAAAGAGGATCTTGATCGAGATACCGATATTGAGGAGATAGAAATTACATGTTACATGATGTAATAGCAGATTGGAAAAAAGGCAAACGACCGCCTGTTCTCTTTTTTTATGGAACAGAGATGTTTCAGATGGATCAGGCAATAGAGTATCTAAGAGAAGAATTAACAAACAAGGGTTGGGAAGTCACTTCTTTTGATTTAGAGGAGACTTCCGTACAACAACTCATCATGGAAGCCGATTCTTCCTCTCTTTTCTCGGAGCAAAAAATGATGATTGGGCGCAATGCTAATTTCTTGACTAGTCAGCGAAGTAAACATGCTGCTATACATGAACCAGAGGCACTCATCACATATTTAGCAGATCCGAATCCAGATTATCTTGTAGTATTTACAGTAGTGACAGATAAGCTAGATAAGCGCAAAAAAGTAGTGAAAGAGTTGGAGAAAAAAGCACAAGTCTATCGTTTTGATCCGTTGAAAGGGACTCAATTAGCTCAGTGGACCTTTCAACGTTTTCAACAATATGAAGCCAACATTGAGAAAAAAGCTCTCATACGATTTGTCGATCTAGTAGGTACTGATTTACGAATGTTAGATACAGAATGTCAAAAAGTAGCTACCTATGCTCAAGGAAGCGAAATTACAGTGGAGATAGTAGAGGAACTAGTGCCAAGGACTTTGGAGCAAAACGTGTTTCAATTGACAGAGCATATTGCCAAGCAGAATCAAGCAGCAGCAATTCGGATTTGGGAAGACCTTATGTATCAAAAAGAGGAACCGATCAAGATTTTAGCATTGATCACGAGACAAATCCGGTTACTTTTGCAGGTAAAACTTTTTTCTAAAAAAGGGTGGAATGAAAAAGAAATTGCCAAAGAGTTGCGTATGCACCCTTACCCCATAAAATTGGCTTATCAACAAGGGCTTCGTTATCAAGAAAGTCAACTTAAGCGCTCCTTGCAAGCGGCAATCAATACAGAAAGTGAGATCAAAGAGGGGAAAATAGGCCGTCAAATCGGAGTGGAACGCCTTATGCTACAGTTGTTTGATTAGGAAAGGATCGAATTTCCTATGGTACAATAGCGGAAAGTGCTTTCAATCTCACTTTGTATGGCAATAAGAAAGTTAAGTATGGATCTTCGAGGTTTCATAGGCTACCAACCATCAGGGAAGATGAACATTACCTTCACTGATGAACGATTCACTTTATTGGAAAGGGGTCACTTATGGTGACGGAAGGAAAATTACGCGCACTGCGAAAAACGCAATTTCTGATGCAAAATATTACATATCTATTATATGGAGCTTTACTTGCACTGTTAATTCTAGTCGGTGCAAGTGGGCCAATAGTATATGGTGTACTTGCACTTCTTTTACTCATTTCCCCCCTAACTATTTGGTTTTTTAAGAAAACACATCCTATCTATGTACTTGTGCCTAGTTTGCGAGAGTTAGAGTCGTATGAAAAAGAGAAACTCCAAGGGGCATGGCAGAAATTTTACAGTGGATCGTCCTTATTACAAGTAGCAATCAGTCTCTTTTTTGTGGTACAGGTAATCATACGAGATCCACAACGACCTTTTGTTGATGGACTACCGATTGCCTATTTTATTGTAGTCTGCATGGCATTTCTACTACTAGCTAACTGGAATGATTGGTCCAATGCAGCTCGTATTGATCAAAAAACGACAGAACAACTTCAGAGTTTTACGGATGATCGTTTCTTGATGACCGTAATCTTTGGAGGAGTGGCACTAGTTATGACAGGACTAGGTTGGATTGTGATCAACGTCATGACTTCGATTACTCCTGTTTAGAGGAAGAAACGTTTTAGTTTGGAATAGGCGATTTCTATATCGGAAGTCGCCTATTTCATATCATCATAAATAATATTTGAATAATTAGAAATTAGGTGAAGTTATAAATTGAGGGAAAAACCAATGCAGCTAGTACGAAACTATTGGTACCATATTGCATTATTGTTATTTCGCTTGTTTACGATGGAATTGATGATCGCTTTTTATCTAACTATGGCAACAACAGAATTAGAAGTGTTTGGGATCAAGGCAATCATGATTGCGTTGGGACTCTTAAACCTGTATTTTATAAGGCCATCCCGAATATGGGGTATTGGAAGTTTTGTTACCGAGATTTTCCTTATCATACCTTTAGCTGTTATGTTCCCGCACAGTTCTGATAATTTTCACCTTCTGATGGGACTTATTGGGTTTCAGTTTTTTTATCATCGTCCCGAACGATTAACTATTTATATCTATCTAGTTCCTCTAGTACTTTCACAATGTTATTTCATTGGAAATGATATTCTCACTCACGAATTTTCCTTATTATCTTACATGATTAATGCTAGCTTTATTTTATTTGCTTCCTTAATGGGGTATCTTCTTCGATCTCATCAGATTGCGAGGATAGAAGTCCGTAATTTATATGAACAGTTAAAGGAATCTCATCAAAATTTGGAACTCTATGCTTTGGAGGTTGAGAAGATCGCAACACAAAACGAGCGAGTTCGAATTGCGCGTGAGATCCATGATGCAGTTGGTCATTATATGACTGCTTTGATTTTACAGTTGCAAATAGCAAGGAAGATGCAACAGACTCATCTGGAAAAAAGTGAGCAGTTTCTTCGCTCTTCAGAAGAATTAGCCAGGACTGCGCTTCAGGAGATTCGCCTTTCTGTTCAGACATTAAAAGAAGGCGAAGTAGAATCGGTTTCATTTAGCGAACTTTTACAAAAAATAGTTACAGATTTCAATGAGTGGTCGGAGACAAAATATTTTCTTCAAATAAAAGGGGAGGAGCCAAAAAACTTCTTAAATAAATGGAAAATGAATTTGTATCGAATTGTGCAAGAGGGAATTACCAATGCTAATAAGCATGGCAAAGCAACAGAGATTAATGTAGAACTTTCCTATAAAAAAGATGTTGTTCAGTTGGTTGTGTCAGATAATGGGGTTGGACAAACATTGATTCAACCTGGGTTTGGTTTATCACAGATTGAAGCGAGAGTGAAGGAAATGAATGGGGGAATAAAAATTGATAGCAAAATAGGAGAAGGATTCCGATTAGCACTTCAAATCCCATATTCAACTACCAACAGTTCACAGGAGTGATCATGATGTGGAAACTGCTCATTGCCGATGACCAAACCCTAATGCGAGAAGGTTTAAAGACGTTACTAGAATTAGAAACAAACTTTACGGTAGTGGCAACAGCGAGCAATGGAGAAGAAGCATACCGGAAAACGAAAGAATATCAGCCGGATGTGATCTTGATGGATATCCGTATGCCAACCGTAGATGGGGTTGAAGGGACTAAGCGGATTACCAGAGATTTCCCAGATACAAAGGTTTTGGTTCTCACCACCTTCAATGATCAAGAGTATATTCTTGCTGCTCTCGAAAGTGGCGCGAGAGGATATCTATTGAAAGACTTACCAATCGAAGCGATGGCAAAAGCGATTGAGACCGTAGCACATGGTGGAGTAGTGATGCTACCACAAGTAACAGGTCAGATTTTACCCCATCTAATGAAACAATCCCACGAACAAGCAATAGAAGATCAGCGAATCACGCAATTGACTGGGCGTGAAAAAGAGATTCTATCTTATATAGGAAGTGGATTTAATAATCGAGAGATTTCAGAAAGTCTGTTTTTATCTGAAGGAACGGTAAAAAACTATGTCACTCAAATTATGTCTAAGTTAGAACTACGTGATCGTACCCAAACTGCCATTTTTGCAGTAAGGCATGGGTATTATCATGGTGATTCATTTCCAAAAGGCAGTGTATGAGATAGAGAAAAATTATAATAAAAAGAAGAGTTTATCTAACTTTGTTAGAATAGAGCATATTACATAATGAACATTAACCAGAATTTTTCACCTTTGGAGACCGATAGTGGCGTAGGGAGCCGGAGCAGATGAAAATAAGAAAACCGATGAGTTTTTACGAATAATTAGGATTATGCAACAACCCGCAAATAGTATTAATGAACTCATAAACATGGTGAGGTACACAAATGAATATAACGGATATATTAGACTATTTTTGCGAATACGAGGCAAATGAACGATTTATGCAGAGTTCGTTGAAAAATACGCAAGGTAGTGATTTTGATCTAGCTCTATTAGAAGATGTGAGAAAAATAGAAAGAGCACTGTTACTAAAAAAGAGTATGAAACTAAATAGTTTTATCAGATCAAAAAGAAAAGGAAATTTTATAAAAGTTCTAGATGAGAGTAAATTAAATAGACAGATTGAACAGTCTTTACAGGAGAAGAATAAACAGTTTCTTCAGGAATTACTTATCATCAAGGGGGATAGAACTCGAACAGAATTTGATGAGCTACTAAGTAGTTTGATTGAACAAGAGGAGATTATTCTTTGTTATCCGTTCCTTGAAAAAGGAAAGCAAAAGCAACCGATTTTCACGTTTCGAGCTAAGATCGAGGGAGATAGGTTACTTGTAACCGATTTCTATTTGAATAAAAATAGTCTGTTCATTCTGATCGCAGAGACAACAAACAATAATATCGAAGAAGTGGAAGATCTCTATGAATTAGAAATCAAACAGTTTTATGAAAGGGTCGAGAATTTAGAAGGACAAAATAGCTTACATGAGATTATTTCGCTAATTGATAGTATCTTTCATCAAATTTTTAATAGAAAAAGAGCTATTTCTACATTTGTAGAATATCAAGGTTGGGTGAAAGTTGAAAAGGTATTTCTTACAATCGAGGAACTAGATGAAATAAACGAACCTAGTTTTCGACAAGAAATTAAACTGGTGAAAGAGAAGCTTCAGAAGAGTATAACACCAGCTTTGCTTCAAAAGTATCTTTACAGAAATGAGAATCAGGTACATTATCGTTCTACACCAAATGATCTTCATTTTCATTATGGTAGCTATACCGATGCTTATCCGATTAATAGAAAGCAATGGGATGTTGTTGGAAATGTAGAAAAAGTTGACCTACTTTCTGTTAACGGGCCTCCTGGCACTGGTAAAACTACTTTGCTAAAAGAAATTATTGCAGATCAACTGGTGAAAAAGACTAAGGATCTTATTTCTATTTGGGATGAAAAATGGGATCTGATAAACAAAGGAACAAAGCGTCAAATCTTTCAATCTCCATTAGGTGGGGAAAATTTACATTCTATTATTATAACTAGTACCAACAATAAAGCAGTTGATAATATCGGAAAAGAATTACTGGAAGAAATTCCTTATTTAAATAAATATATAAAGCATAATTTACAGATCGAGGCTGGATTTCGAGGACTGCTTTGTGCAAGGCTTGGAAAAAAAGAAAATGTAGATTTTTTTAAGAATCGGATGGTACGCCTCTTAATAGAGGAATTGAAGAAAGATGAAGAACAAGTAAAAGAAGATTTTCTTGATGAATTTAAGGACACGTATCAAAAGTTAGAGGACATGGAAAATAGAATTAGAGAGTATAAACGTCAACGAGAATTGCTTACTAAGAGTCAAGATATTACAGATATATCAAATGTTGATATAGATTATCTGTATGAAAGCATGAATTCGCTGTTAGAAGAGTTAAAAATCAAGAAAGAAAAAACTTTAGCAGAAAGAATTACGATTGAAAATGACAGGAACAAACTAAGTCAACAAATGAAGAGTGTTTCTAGAGAAAATGACGTTATCTTAACCAAGATAGAGGAAAGAGAAAAAGATCAAAAAGAGCTTTATCTAGCACTAGACCAATTTGACAAAGGTAAAAAGTTTTCTTTTTTATCTTTTTTCTCCTCAAAACACAAAGAATTTTATCAAAAATACCCAACTAAACGTTATATAGAAGATAAGATTGATTTCGTTAATAAAGAACTAACAATAATGACACAGAAACTTACTCAGTTCCATGAACAAAAATGTTCTTTGGAAAAGAAACAAGAAGAGAATGATCAAATACTTTTGGACACAATCAATGAGCTTCATCACATTCAAAAGCAAGAAGAACTTCTGTGTAACAAGTATGATATTACACAGTCGTTACTTAAATGTAAAAATGAGTTAGAACAAGATTTAGAGTGCAGTATTGAAGATGGTATTGGAATCTATCAACTAGTAAACTCACCAGTAATTTTACGGCTAAGAAAAAAGTTATTTGATCTGTCGTTGGTAATTCACGAAGAATATATAAAAAAGCACAAAGAAGTTATCATTGCCAACTTAGAAAAAATAGTGGAAGGGAATCGATGGTTTTCCTCTTTTTACGATCCAAAACAACAGTTTAAAGACGATTTTACAATGGGGTTAAAAGGATTGTGGGAAACATTATTCATGTGTTTTCCTGTTGTTTCTACCACATTGCATTCGTTCCACTCCAATAATTTTCAGATGGTGGAAGGTTTATTTGATGTGATCTTAGTAGATGAGGCGGGACAAATTCTCCCACATTATTTAGTAGGTCCATTGTATCGGGCAAGAAAAGCAGTCGTTGTTGGAGATGTTTATCAACTAGAACCAATAAGGTTACAAAGGAACAGCTTGATTGAAAAGTATGATCAATTTGATGTAGATACCCAAGAATTACTATGTATTGAGAAAAATAGCGTGCAGAGCTATTCAGATGATCGTTCTGATCTATTTGATAAGCTAGAGGATAAGAAAATTGGAATTATCTTAGAAGAACATAGGAGATGTGAGGAGAGTATAGCTCATTTTTCCAATAAATATGTATACAATAGTAAGCTTCAAGTGGTGAAAAAAGATAATCACCAGAAGTTGTTTGGGCGAAATTTAGTTGCTTTTGATGTGAGAGGACCTCAAAGCAACGAAAATACGAATGAAATGGAAGTAATCATCTGTAAAAAATTAATTGATCGATATATCCAAGTTTATGGTGAAGCTTACAAAAAAGACATCGCCATTATTACCCCATTCAAGAATCAAGCAGAAAGGTTAAAACAGGCGATAAAAGGGGTGGATATTGGAACAGTTCATACCTTTCAAGGGCAAGAAAAGAAAGTGATTCTTATTTCTACTGTTGTAGATCAGGCAAAGAAGTCCAACCTAACAGGATTTGTTGGGAGAACAGCTAACCTACTAAATGTTGCTTTTACGAGAGGAAAGGAACAAATCGTATTTGTGGGTAATGTAGAGATGGCACTTCAATCAAATAATTATTTAAAGGATGCAATAGATACCATAAAAGAAAGAGGATTTATTTATTCCATATATGATAATGAATTAAATATAAATAAATTGGGTCTGCAACTTGAAAAAGCTTTTAAAATATTTGTGGATGATTGGAAGAATGTCTCCTCACCTATAGGGACATATTTGAATCAACACTTTAGCAATGGCATTATTATTGGGGCAAACAAGCATTATGAATTTCTCCTAGAAGCTTTCCATAAAGCAGAAAAGTCCATTACGATTGTTTCACCATGGATTACCAATTATGTAGTGGATGAGCCATTTATTGAGTTAGTTGAAAAGGCTTTAGCAAAAAAAGTTAAAGTGAATATTTTATTTGGGTATCACCAGTCCATATTTACTTTAAGAGATATGGAGAAAATTGTACAACTAGATTACAAGAATCATAAAGATCCAAGAGAAGTATATACATCCTTGCTTAGAATGTATGATCTTTTGGGTAATCAGCTTATTTATCGGCCACCTACCCATACGAAGTTAATCTTAATTGATAATAAATTCTTAATCGTGGGTTCTCATAATTGGTTATCGAATAAAGGTAATCGAGTAAACGCCAAAGAGGAAGTTAGTTGTATATTATCTGATGCGAAACATATTAACTATATCAACGATACAATGTTTAAAAAACAGCATCTGGATAAAACAGTAGTCAACGGGTAGAAAGTAGAATATCTGACTCTAACAAATCGAACTCACTCTGATTAACAAAAAAGAGGGTTGCCAATTTTTATTGGTGTGTATGACTTTTGTCACATGACTTTGGAAATAAGTCATATACCATTGTAGACCCTGGTGACATGTTAGACCTACCTCCTTCTCTTAGGATGATAATAGAACGTCCTAAGAGGAGGATTTTTTATGGTAGATGTTCGTAGTTGGAGTTGGTGGAGAGAAGAAAAATTACTTATCTGGATAGGTGCATTAGGGATTTGTTTAGGGATATTAACTGGTATTTTGTATTTCATAATTGGTAATGAAATACCACCCAATGGAGAATTGAAAAAACCTTTGACTTTCTTGCTTGCGTTCGGATTTTTTACCTGGACGACTGCAGCATTTTTACCTTTTACCAAATGGTCCGACAAGCAACGTATTTTTTTCCGCTGGTCGATGACGGTTTATATTCTTTATAGCTATTTGACTGAGCTTGGATTAACATTATTTGGATATGATCCCCGCTTTGCGAGTGGAAATAATTATGCATCAACGATGGGGCTGATTTTTGGATTTATTTCCGTGTTTATGATCGTAAACTATCTATGGTTGTTTATTCATTTTCTGCGTCCCTCTACGAAAGGGAAATACCCCTATGTTGTTGTTGCCATTCGTTACGCTCTCTTGATATCTTTGATCGGCTTTTCTTCTGGGATCTGGATGGGGGTATTGAGTGGACGTTATAGCCAAGAAGCAAATCTCATGGTGCTGCACTTTCTTGGGTTTCATGGATTTCAGGCAATTCCTATTATTGGAGCATTGTTGACATTGTCTAAACAAATGAAAACCAGCTTACTCCATTTAGGGGGGATAAGCTGGTTTATGGCAACGATTTGTATGGTGATTAAGTCGGTTTTGGGAGAAAGTCTATTTCACTTGGATCTTTTTTTGATAGGCGCGATCGGATTTTTAGGAATTTGGGTCTATGCGATGCTTAGAAGCTTCATTCTATGGAAAAGAAGTAATCATAATAATATATCTGCTAAAGACAGGAAGGTAGAATTTTAGAGATATCCCTATTGATATCTTTCCTTTACAAACAAAAACCCATCTTCTACATCAGAAGATGGGTTTCGTCATTTCTTTATTTACTTGCAACTAGTCGTTTTGCTTGAGCCATTACTTTGTTGGCTGCGTCGTAAGCAGAGTGGAAAGAGAGCTCTGAAAGCTGTCCTTCGCCTTTGCACCAATCTCCAGCGAAGTAGCTATTGGAGAGACTGTAGAACTTGGTTGGCATAAGGCGTTGGTCATCGATACACTTGATCTCTTGTACAGTCGCTTTTTTGGAGATCCGTTTCGCAACTAGATGATCACGCCAACCTGGGAAGTGCTTGTCATAGACAGATTCGATTGTTGTTACTTTCTCGTCTGCTTTTCCTTCCCGAATCTCATCTTCGTTGAGATAGGCGATCGCTTGCATTAGCTGGCCACCTTCAGGAGTACAGGTTTTGTCATAATAGGAGATGTCTGTGATAAAGACACGCTCTCCTTTGTGATAGATGTAAGTATATGGACTCTCAATCCGTTCCTTTAACCCGATATCATAAACAACGACCTGAGTAGGGAGATACTGATTGTATTCTTGGAACAATTTTTGGTGATTTGTTTCTGCAAAGAGGGAAGAAAGCTCTTTTGGTGGTACACAGAAAATAAAGTGATCCGCTTGATAAATGGTTTCGTCTTTGCCATAGACTGCTTTTATGCGATTGTCTTCCATGTCCAACTTACTCACTTTTTCCTTGGTGATGATCTTGCCACCATGTTTTTCGATGATTGCTGCTAATCGGTCGACAATTGCTTGCCAACCACCACCAATGTAGGCAACAGCGTGATTAGCTGCAAACATGCGACGATAGTATTGGAAAAAGAGAGGAGAAGGAATTTTAGGTGATTCATTGGTAAAAAAGTTGGAGGAAGCAATCGTTAAGAATAAATCTCGAATTTGCTCTTTTTCGTCTTCCAGATATTCTCCGATCGGAGTTCCTTCTTCCCCGCGTTCTAGAGAGCTGATCGTTTTCATAATTTCATATGCGAAGCGGACTTTGTTCTCTGTATCCAAGATTCTTGTTTTGTAGAGACCTTCTAAAGTCGCAGGCATGGGGGTCATGAAGGAGCCGAGGTCATAAAATGCCTTTTTGGGAGAAAAGTCTTTCCAATCAATCTCTAAACCAATTTCATTTTCTAACTTGCGAAGGATCGATTTATCTCGAGCGTAGATCGCATGGGCACCAAAATTAAAGTTAAAACCTTTCATCGGAATGCTCATTGCACGCCCCCCAAGTTTTGGGGCTTTCTCCAGCAACGTCACTTGATAACCATGATAGGCTAGTCTAGCAGCTGCCGATAAACCAGCTAGACCCCCACCTACAACAACAACTTTCTCCGGCAAGGATAACACTCCTCTGTAAAAACGTTTTCATTTTATTTTTAAATGAGGATTCTCGCACCTATTGTAACAATTTCAAAG is a genomic window containing:
- a CDS encoding response regulator transcription factor — encoded protein: MMWKLLIADDQTLMREGLKTLLELETNFTVVATASNGEEAYRKTKEYQPDVILMDIRMPTVDGVEGTKRITRDFPDTKVLVLTTFNDQEYILAALESGARGYLLKDLPIEAMAKAIETVAHGGVVMLPQVTGQILPHLMKQSHEQAIEDQRITQLTGREKEILSYIGSGFNNREISESLFLSEGTVKNYVTQIMSKLELRDRTQTAIFAVRHGYYHGDSFPKGSV
- the holA gene encoding DNA polymerase III subunit delta encodes the protein MLHDVIADWKKGKRPPVLFFYGTEMFQMDQAIEYLREELTNKGWEVTSFDLEETSVQQLIMEADSSSLFSEQKMMIGRNANFLTSQRSKHAAIHEPEALITYLADPNPDYLVVFTVVTDKLDKRKKVVKELEKKAQVYRFDPLKGTQLAQWTFQRFQQYEANIEKKALIRFVDLVGTDLRMLDTECQKVATYAQGSEITVEIVEELVPRTLEQNVFQLTEHIAKQNQAAAIRIWEDLMYQKEEPIKILALITRQIRLLLQVKLFSKKGWNEKEIAKELRMHPYPIKLAYQQGLRYQESQLKRSLQAAINTESEIKEGKIGRQIGVERLMLQLFD
- a CDS encoding DNA internalization-related competence protein ComEC/Rec2, whose protein sequence is MGKRPILVAAIGAVMGILLSSWGIDQTWLFLFLFGLVFTIGGILFLFWKRGLMLTIFLLFLFGFATYTEWREGENRTILHEGKGIATGQVISIPEKDGDRLKFRFRVQSWEGMLGEEEVPLTIRLRSKEEWQQADQIKQYQMLRLMIQLQAPEEPSNPGEFDYRSYLWRQEIHWVATGEWSQIEWIRDSSPIGKSLNQIREKLANRLEMIFTQSTTVGFFQTLLLGLRNEMDPEWEETYSALGLVHILSISGLHISFLLFLFYEGAKLLGCTREKAVWIALLFLPCYLLLTGADAPAIRAAIMGAFTLLAIWWRKIGESISYLAFALLLLLVYQPWQIYEVGFQLTFFVTVGLLLAVEPLSHQIPLPFTRLRIAVSVSLVAQAISFPLLIAQYHEYSLLSGIVNLLLVPYFTLLLPIGMGLLLLSLLSLALTKWIASVITWSLDLVQEIANWIYRYKWHLWTFPTPEIGWFCLYFMVSWGTWYWWTFGSIRSRSHLPTTLGLIALMVLGIWASRGEEWTRDHTRITFLDVGQGDAILIQTEEGKNILIDAGGTIDFDKEEWQKPQKSFEVGERKVVPTLKALGVSRLDIVVLSHGDVDHIGGLLAVFERFPVELVWRNAHPAYSWQEQRLMSSIQKQQIPIYTLPVGQTFTIGSTVQWQVLHPSTDQLIGKQRQTNNDSLVGLLQIYKTRVLLTGDIEKEAEDRILSKYDLPTIDVLKVAHHGSKTSTQAKWLEQTEPKVAVISVGKSNRYGHPHGDVLQRLTESGTNIYRTDQRGAITVRIHLDHYQIETIK
- a CDS encoding sensor histidine kinase — its product is MREKPMQLVRNYWYHIALLLFRLFTMELMIAFYLTMATTELEVFGIKAIMIALGLLNLYFIRPSRIWGIGSFVTEIFLIIPLAVMFPHSSDNFHLLMGLIGFQFFYHRPERLTIYIYLVPLVLSQCYFIGNDILTHEFSLLSYMINASFILFASLMGYLLRSHQIARIEVRNLYEQLKESHQNLELYALEVEKIATQNERVRIAREIHDAVGHYMTALILQLQIARKMQQTHLEKSEQFLRSSEELARTALQEIRLSVQTLKEGEVESVSFSELLQKIVTDFNEWSETKYFLQIKGEEPKNFLNKWKMNLYRIVQEGITNANKHGKATEINVELSYKKDVVQLVVSDNGVGQTLIQPGFGLSQIEARVKEMNGGIKIDSKIGEGFRLALQIPYSTTNSSQE
- a CDS encoding RNA polymerase sigma factor, whose protein sequence is MDEQIVRLARKGDKAALRQILRALETPLYQTAYYLTGNEQDAMDATQEALWKIYRSFTSFRGDASVRTWAQKIVTHTCWDFLRKKRKEREWTSSLPEHEISTNSYEEQASISFDIRQAIQLLPPQQRTALTLKYIHDYELHYIAEIMEMPINTVKSHLYRARQQLQKILANYREGRDATWIEETKTGSDEN